In Lonchura striata isolate bLonStr1 chromosome 2, bLonStr1.mat, whole genome shotgun sequence, a single genomic region encodes these proteins:
- the LOC144248300 gene encoding uncharacterized protein LOC144248300, producing the protein MSDNFNDKAVETRFQRRGEQETIIDSLQNLVEILQKQLHEERNEKHSLRNENYALRAALKEKHVNKSSNADSSINPEGKETPHINQIYPHKELEAVNNCGEHCCSHLRPLIKTEYNYLSDDDLDPHITTKHIPYTATELAKLKKEYGRLPYESETEYVFRVSLTGGDQIKLTEQEASGYWGHGVFLTTGDKRDSWSLTQRAAFWAGGTNPLERGDPIAIISTPDQLLESVHKAACLKMIHEKKLIPGFESPMQLPVKPELMTPLIRGLPETLKPTAIALQKTIMTLSPTEKLDRFLGNPTNRTGSTGPTFTPSCSPFQAVNSQASSPGSNHKIWTWGVAEDLINYCRKYGPVKTPEEKPEKSEKTKGIRSIGTPYSKNPEKGKQNPSRQHWWSLGVQKGVPREVMDGLPLDKLQKIITNWCYRKSNPSVQPSTHPSAPTLPHNMGSEPTLPQPLLPLPNTGKETTFSLSLLQNRGSGQKLTISQLSSQNSGCDPKLTFSQFLSQNPGSESSLSQPFPQNLSRDSCGFRDAEKRYATWEKGLFVVSLALIEVERLALQLPIVLRSPFNDIKTVTTGTLPPDGVAQRASVRKWYAQTEHYCHFFSITDGVVKNLAIQETESLDSSQDTPASVIKMAPPFSPKQSASSWFTELINTEGESSARVGELIAVWSAFQRVCCVYFYRRTPRDMKTT; encoded by the exons ATGAGTGATAACTTTAACGATAAGG CTGTAGAAACTCGCTTCCAGCGAAGAGGTGAGCAAGAAACAATAATAGACTCCCTTCAAAATTTGGTTGAAATTTTACAAAAACAATTACAtgaagaaaggaatgaaaaacatTCATTGAGAAATGAGAACTATGCATTAAGAGCTGCCTTAAAAGAGAAACACGTTAACAAATCATCTAATGCTGATTCCTCTATAAATCctgagggaaaggaaactcCTCACATTAACCAAATTTATCCTCACAAAGAACTTGAGGCAGTAAATAATTGTGGGGAACATTGCTGCTCTCACTTAAGACCCTTAATTAAAACAGAATATAACTATCTCAGTGATGATGATCTTGACCCCCACATCACAACCAAACACATACCATACACTGCCACCGAATTGGCTAAGCTTAAAAAAGAATATGGACGCCTTCCATACGAATCAGAAACAGAATATGTTTTCCGGGTGTCCCTCACTGGTGGCGATCAAATTAAACTAACTGAACAAGAAGCCAGTGGGTACTGGGGACATGGTGTCTTCTTAACAACAGGAGATAAACGTGACTCATGGTCCCTGACACAGCGCGCGGCTTTTTGGGCCGGGGGAACGAACCCCTTGGAAAGGGGAGATCCTATAGCTATAATTAGCACCCCAGACCAACTCCTAGAAAGTGTACACAAAGCCGCCTGTTTGAAAATGAttcatgaaaagaaattaattcctggCTTTGAATCCCCAATGCAATTACCTGTGAAGCCTGAACTAATGACTCCTTTAATTCGTGGGCTTCCAGAAACACTCAAACCTACTGCCATAGCCTTACAGAAAACTATCATGACATTAAGCCCTACAGAAAAACTAGACAGATTTCTTGGTAACCCCACTAATCGCACTGGATCTACTGGTCCTACCTTTACTCCATCCTGCTCTCCATTCCAAGCTGTAAATTCACAAGCCAGTTCACCTGGCAGTAATCATAAAATTTGGACATGGGGTGTTGCAGAGGATTTGATCAATTATTGTAGAAAATATGGACCTGTAAAAACCCCGgaagagaaaccagaaaaatcagagaaaacaaaagggatTCGGTCTATTGGGACTCCTTACagtaaaaatccagaaaagggaaaacagaaccCTAGCCGCCAGCATTGGTGGTCACTGGGAGTCCAAAAgggggtccccagagaagtgatgGATGGTCTGCCCCTtgataaattacagaaaataataactaattGGTGCTATCGAAAATCAAATCCATCAGTTCAACCCAGTACACACCCTAGTGCACCCACTCTTCCTCATAACATGGGCAGCGAACCAactctccctcagcctctccttcctctcccgaACACGGGTAAGGAAACAACTTTCTCACTGTCCCTCCTGCAAAACAGGGGCAGTGGACAAAAACTAACCATATCACAGCTTTCCTCTCAGAACTCAGGCTGTGACCCAAAATTAACATTCTCCCAGTTTCTCTCTCAAAATCCAGGCAGTGAGTCATCTctttctcagccttttcctcaaaATCTGAGCAGAGATTCCTGTGGTTTCAGAGACGCTGAGAAAAGGTACGCTACCTGGGAGAAGGGATTGTTTGTGGTCAGCCTGGCTCTCATTGAAGTGGAAAGACTTGCACTACAACTACCAATTGTATTGAGAAGCCCTTTCAATGATATTAAGACAGTCACTACTGGGACCCTCCCTCCTGACGGGGTGGCCCAGAGGGCCTCGGTAAGAAAGTGGTATGCTCAGACTGAACATTACTGTCACTTCTTCTCAATAACAGATGGAGTTGTGAAAAATTTGGCAATACAAGAAACTGAGAGCTTGGATAGCAGCCAGGACACACCTGCCTCTGTAATCAAAATGGcccctcctttttcccccaaacaaTCGGCAAGTTCTTGGTTCACTGAACTAATTAATACTGAGGGAGAAAGCAGTGCTCGGGTTGGGGAGCTGATAGCTGTTTGGAGTGCTTTTCAAC GAGTCTGTTGTGTTTACTTTTACAGAAGAACTCCGAGGGACATGAAGACCACCTAA